A segment of the Bacteriovorax sp. PP10 genome:
AAAAAAAGTGCACTGCCTTATGAGAAAAATTATCTGTACATTGATTCTAGGATTAGGCCGGCAGCGTATAGAGCTGCAGAAAGAGGAATGCAGGCGATAAGTTTCATCCAGCGAGTTTCTTCTTTTAAGTGCATATAAAAATAAGCAACGATACATGCCTTCCCCATTGCTAGACCGATAAGTCCGATCATTTTATGGTGAGACTCGATTTTTGATCCTGGGATCATCAATTCAAGAAGGGTTAAAAAAGTTAGAACAAAAAATACAATAACGTATTCTTTCGTGTGACTTTTGTGTTCGTGTTTATGGTCAGACATTCTTATCTCCTTAATCTATCTTTTTACTGGTGCTGGTTGTGCCCTACTGAAGCTGTTGTTAACTAAGAGTCCAAGATCAATCATCATGCGGTCCATCTCAACTCTTTCAGTTCCGTAGTATCCTCTGATTTGTCCGCGGTCATCGACCAGGACAAGTTTCTCAGAGTGGGCAATATCAAATAAAGTAATTTTTCCTTCGGCCAATTGTTTTTCAACTGGTTCTTTGTTTCCCATCGGAACTTTGTAGCCGGCGATGATAACTTTTTCCAGGGCCGCTTTTGTTCCTGTTAAGTAGTTCCAGATGAAAGGGTTTGAGTGTCTTTTTCTAGCGTACTTATAAAGTGTTGGAACCGTGTCCACTTCAGGATCGACTGTGAAAGTTACTATCGCTGCTTTTGTTCCTAGTCCTCTGATTCTTTTTTGAACCAGGTCCATCTTATCCATTAAAGCTGGGCAGCTTGTTGGGCATGATGTGAACATGAAGTTAGCAATGTAGAATTTTCCTTCAAGCTCTTTTGTTCCGAAAGGTTTTCCAAATTCATTTGTTAAAGTGAATTCCGGAACCTTGTAGTAAACAGGAAGAGGTGGCGGAAGAGTACGATTCAATGTTCTGTACACAGGATAGCCGAAAGACAGTGCCCAAAAAATTAACCAGAATGATTTCATTCTGATTAGTTTCTGGAACCAATTGTCTTCTCTAAAATATCCTTGCACAGTTGTTGTCATAATTTATTACTTGTTAGCTGCTTCAATATCTTTTAAGAATTTTGCTCTAGCTGGAGATCTCTTTAACTCTGTAAGAGATTTTACGTAATGAGATACGGCCCAGATTTCGTCATCTTGAAGAACGCCTTTCCATGAAGCCATGGCAGTTCCACCAACACCAGCATTCAGTCTTAAGTAAATTTCTTCAACTGTGCTACCTGTACGGATTTGGTCGTAAGTGTATTCAGGTGGCATTGTTGCGATATCGTAATCAGATGGCTGAAGTTTTACGTGGTACATGTCTGGATCGAAGTCAGTCATTGGACTTCCGTTGATCTTTTGTGACATTTGAGAAAGTTCAGCGTGAGAAGCGTAAGCTCTGTGGCAAGTCCAGCATTGAGCAACAACGTGGAAAACTTCTTTTCCTCTTTGAATCGCACTGTCTTTATGAGCCTCACCGTATGGATCTTTTCCAACAACAATTACGTCACCAAGTTTTTTATCAGCGCCTTCCCATTTTTCAGGTGCGAAAGTTTTGATGTATTGAACTACGTTGAACATCTGTTGGTCTGATAAGTCCCATGGAAGCATTGCTGTTCCAGTTAAACCTTTTTTCAGGATTTGGTAGAAGTCTTCATCATGAGGAAGCTCCCCTGATACAACTCTTCCGAATTTATATTGTCCCAATTTAAAATTTCTTGGAGGAACAGATAAACCTTTGGCAGCTACACCGTGACCATCACCTTTCACTCCGTGACATGGCATACAGTATTCTGTGTACGTTG
Coding sequences within it:
- a CDS encoding cytochrome C oxidase subunit IV family protein: MSDHKHEHKSHTKEYVIVFFVLTFLTLLELMIPGSKIESHHKMIGLIGLAMGKACIVAYFYMHLKEETRWMKLIACIPLSAALYAAGLILESMYR
- a CDS encoding c-type cytochrome gives rise to the protein MKGLNLFLTVLSLVTLASCSDNYFKEDKIFAGGVYATSKQLNDGKSTYTEYCMPCHGVKGDGHGVAAKGLSVPPRNFKLGQYKFGRVVSGELPHDEDFYQILKKGLTGTAMLPWDLSDQQMFNVVQYIKTFAPEKWEGADKKLGDVIVVGKDPYGEAHKDSAIQRGKEVFHVVAQCWTCHRAYASHAELSQMSQKINGSPMTDFDPDMYHVKLQPSDYDIATMPPEYTYDQIRTGSTVEEIYLRLNAGVGGTAMASWKGVLQDDEIWAVSHYVKSLTELKRSPARAKFLKDIEAANK
- a CDS encoding SCO family protein yields the protein MKSFWLIFWALSFGYPVYRTLNRTLPPPLPVYYKVPEFTLTNEFGKPFGTKELEGKFYIANFMFTSCPTSCPALMDKMDLVQKRIRGLGTKAAIVTFTVDPEVDTVPTLYKYARKRHSNPFIWNYLTGTKAALEKVIIAGYKVPMGNKEPVEKQLAEGKITLFDIAHSEKLVLVDDRGQIRGYYGTERVEMDRMMIDLGLLVNNSFSRAQPAPVKR